From Haloarcula rubripromontorii:
TGGACGAGCCGACGATTCTGCTGACAAACGACGACGGCATCGAGAGCGCCGGCCTCCGGGCGGTGTACGACGGTCTCTCGACAGTCGGCGACGTAACCGCTGTCGCCCCGGCGGAAGACCAGAGCGCGGTCGGTCGGGCTATTTCACACGAAGTGACCGTCCACGAGCACGAACTCGGCTACGCCGTCGAGGGGACGCCCTCGGACTGCGTCGTGGCGGGACTGGAAGCGCTCGTCACCGACACTGACCTCGTCGTCGCGGGCTGTAACCGCGGGGCAAACCTCGGCGCGTACGTTCTCGGCCGCTCGGGGACCGTCAGCGCCGCCGTCGAGGCCACCTTCTTCGACGTGCCGGCGATGGCCGTCTCGATGTACATCCCGGTCCGCGAGGACGCTGCGTTTGCCGATATCGAAGCCAACGGCGACAGCTACCGCGAGGCAGCGAAGGCGACGACCTACCTTGCCGACCACGCCGTCGATGCCGGCGTGTTCGAACAGTGTGACTACCTGAACATCAACGCCCCCGTCGCGGAGTGGGGCGACGCACAGATGACGGTCACGCGACCGTCTCACCTCTACGAGATGGACGCTGTGCAGGACGGCGACGCCGTGACGCTCCACGACCGCATCTGGGAACACATGGCCGAGGGCGACATCCCCGACCCCGAGGGGACCGACCGCCGCGCCGTCGTCGACGGCAAGGTCAGCGTCTCACCGCTGACTGCGCCACACACGACGGAACATCACGAGGCGCTCGACGCTATCGCGGAGACGTACGAGCCGGGCGACGACGAGGCGGCCGACTGAGCTGACGATGCGGTTCCGTAATGCTATCCTCTTCGTCGCGCTCGCGGTCGCCTGGGGCAGCGCTTTTACCGCCATCAAAGCCGGGCTGGAGTACTTCCCGCCAATCCTGTTTGCCGCGTTCCGGTACGACCTCGCCGGGGTGTTGATGCTTGGCTACGCGGTGTACGCTACCGACCAGTGGGTTCCAAAGGGTCGGACCGACTGGATCGTTGTGGGGATCGGCGGCACACTCATGATCGCCGCGTACCATATCTTTCTGTTCGTCGGCGAGCAGGGGACCACGAGCGCCGCCGCCGCTATCGTCGTCAGTCTCTCGCCGATTCTCACGACCGGGTTCGCGCGTGCGTTTCTCCCGGAGGAACGGCTCACGACGCTGGGCATCGTCGGTCTCCTCGTCGGATTCGTCGGCGTCGGCGTCCTCAGCAACCCCGACCCGGGGAACCTCCTCAACCCCCGAACCGTCTCGCTGGTTCTGGTGTTCCTCGCGGCCACGGCCTTCGCTC
This genomic window contains:
- the surE gene encoding 5'/3'-nucleotidase SurE; the encoded protein is MDEPTILLTNDDGIESAGLRAVYDGLSTVGDVTAVAPAEDQSAVGRAISHEVTVHEHELGYAVEGTPSDCVVAGLEALVTDTDLVVAGCNRGANLGAYVLGRSGTVSAAVEATFFDVPAMAVSMYIPVREDAAFADIEANGDSYREAAKATTYLADHAVDAGVFEQCDYLNINAPVAEWGDAQMTVTRPSHLYEMDAVQDGDAVTLHDRIWEHMAEGDIPDPEGTDRRAVVDGKVSVSPLTAPHTTEHHEALDAIAETYEPGDDEAAD
- a CDS encoding DMT family transporter; its protein translation is MRFRNAILFVALAVAWGSAFTAIKAGLEYFPPILFAAFRYDLAGVLMLGYAVYATDQWVPKGRTDWIVVGIGGTLMIAAYHIFLFVGEQGTTSAAAAIVVSLSPILTTGFARAFLPEERLTTLGIVGLLVGFVGVGVLSNPDPGNLLNPRTVSLVLVFLAATAFALGSVLTRRFDDELEIETMEAWSMLLGAVLMHGVSIGASESIADVQWTAEAVLALLYLVVVASALGFLIYFDLLERLGPIEINLVSYAAPVVAAATGLLFLGETPTVYTGVGFVCILIGFGLLKRDALRNEVARFNGTPRRGD